The following coding sequences lie in one Oryza brachyantha chromosome 10, ObraRS2, whole genome shotgun sequence genomic window:
- the LOC102718959 gene encoding protein RRP6-like 2: MEADDAPPPWRRNKSAAAIDDSSGPLAAAAARLSGRSRALPSSRDFHFYNNFPSFKSPVGAAAARAEASLGALGAAPFYPKQHPPFPRDDLEDAQEWVVGVIDDLSEQFGASMDEFKAAREKEEATGRSSVPSEDGFQVVYGKKKKKMGGGEEGVGRGEAFGGSGSVKMATKDRLAASGTKAKVPFHIPTIPRPQDVHRIFVDNSSKPFEHSWLEKSDDGSRVVHPLEKIPMEQLVDRNVPESEPIKPPGLDDTPFTYVEDLKTLEVLVTKLKSATELAVDLEHNHYRSFQGLTCLMQISTRTEDFIVDTLKLRKYLGDYLREIFKDPRKKKVMHGADRDVIWLQRDFGIYVCNLFDTGQASRILQMDRNSLEHLLHHFCGVTANKEYQSADWRLRPLPDEMIKYAREDTHYLLYIYDSMRLRLVKESSGENDLLLEVYKRSNDVCLQLYEKELLTNSSYLYIHGLKENEFDARQLSVLAGLYKWRDSVARGEDESTGYILPNKTLLEIAKQMPATTGRLKWIVKSKNSYLERHLGHVISTIRTAIANCDAFESIAEQLKKGRLEELEAANVKSNNRDTEMVPADDGTNDDDNVGLSDSVASVENVGTAHCTGNVTSGASSVSVQLENISETKSSGMFSGVSGQDMEVSTNDDRKQVAKATVQVSKRPTAFGALLGKPTSGRKQNLFSGFSSEQNKVDKIKSSVVLPFHNFCGSAKSQATSIPLEEPVHPEQESIQHSDPAYQTEDVIQLDTEAEDPQLPENHNGDGQGHREPDETDMSRSPPEHSSAGIEQEQRFQSLNESRNFQQNHKPHQEPEFNHQLKPFDYAEARKNISFGEHKAERTRDNAVARAINKNSGDKGKSSNQFEAGESEGSGQNPRRRQAFPSSGNRSATYH, encoded by the exons ATGGAGGCGGACGacgccccgccgccgtggaggcgCAACAAGTCAGCGGCGGCAATCGACGACTCGTCGgggcccctcgccgccgccgcggcgcgcctcTCCGGCCGCTCCCGCGCGCTCCCTTCCTCCCGCGACTTCCACTTCTACAACAACTTCCCCTCTTTCAAGTCccccgtcggcgccgccgccgccagggcGGAGGCCTCCCTCGGcgccctcggcgccgcccctTTCTACCCGAAGCAGCACCCGCCGTTCCCGCGGGACGATCTCGAGGACGCCCAGGAATGGGTCGTCGGCGTCATCGACGACCTGTCCGAGCAGTTCGGCGCCTCCATGGACGAGTTCAAGGCGGCgcgggagaaggaggaggcgacTGGCCGGAGCTCCGTTCCGTCGGAGGACGGGTTTCAGGTTGTTTAcggcaagaagaagaagaagatgggcggcggcgaggaaggagTTGGTAGAGGTGAGGCCTTCGGGGGTTCCGGCTCGGTGAAGATGGCCACCAAGGATAGGTTGGCTGCGTCGGGGACAAAGGCGAAGGTGCCATTCCACATTCCCACCATCCCGCGGCCACAGGACGTGCACCGCATTTTTGTAGACAACTCGAGCAAGCCATTCGAGCATTCCTGGCTTGAGAAGAGCGATGATGGTTCTCGTGTTGTCCATCCATTG GAAAAGATCCCCATGGAGCAATTAGTTGACAGAAATGTTCCTGAAAGTGAGCCGATAAAACCACCTGGTTTGGACGATACCCCTTTTACATATGTTGAAGATCTAAAAACCTTGGAGGTGCTAGTGACAAAGTTGAAGAGTGCAACTGAGCTTGCT GTTGATTTGGAACACAATCATTATAGGTCTTTTCAGGGGCTGACCTGCTTGATGCAGATTTCAACTAGAACTGAAGACTTTATAGTGGATACCCTTAAGCTTCGCAAATATCTTGGCGATTACTTGCGAGAAATTTTTAAAGACccgagaaagaaaaag GTGATGCATGGTGCAGACCGTGATGTAATATGGCTTCAACGGGACTTTGGCATATATGTATGCAACCTTTTTGACACAGGCCAG GCTTCAAGAATCTTGCAGATGGACCGCAACAGCCTGGAGCATCTTTTGCATCATTTCTGTGGAGTGACTGCAAACAAAGA ATATCAGAGTGCAGATTGGAGGTTGAGACCACTTCCTGATGAAATGATCAA GTATGCTAGAGAAGATACACATTATCTGTTGTATATATACGATTCGATGAGACTGAGACTGGTGAAAGAGTCTTCTGGTGAAAATGATCTTCTTTTAGAG GTTTACAAACGAAGTAATGACGTTTGTCTGCAACTATATGAGAAAGAGCTGCTGACAAATTCGTCATATCTTTACATACATGG GTtgaaagaaaatgaatttGATGCAAGGCAGCTGTCAGTTCTTGCT GGTCTATATAAATGGAGAGATTCCGTTGCTCGTGGAGAGGATGAAAGCACGGGATATATACTGCCGAATAAGACCCTGCTTGAGATAG CAAAGCAGATGCCTGCAACCACTGGGAGGTTAAAATGGATAGTGAAATCAAAAAACTCGTATCTTGAACGCCATCTTGGCCATGTCATTTCCACCATCAGGACCGCCATTGCAAATTGTGATGCTTTTGAAAGTATAGCTGAGCAGTTAAAGAAGGGACGGCTGGAAGAG TTAGAGGCGGCAAATGTGAAGAGCAATAACAGAGACACTGAAATGGTTCCTGCTGATGATGGTACTAACGATGATGATAATGTTGGCCTGAGTGATTCTGTTGCCAGTGTTGAAAATGTTGGCACTGCTCACTGTACTGGGAATGTTACAAGCGGAGCTTCTTCAGTTAGTGTTCAGCTAGAGAACATCTCAGAAACTAAGAGCTCAGGAATGTTCTCAGGTGTTTCTGGACAAGATATGGAGGTATCAACCAATGATGATAGGAAGCAA GTAGCAAAAGCCACAGTCCAAGTCTCAAAGAGACCTACAGCTTTTGGAGCTTTGTTAGGAAAACCAACTTCTGGAAGAAAGCAAAACCTTTTTTCAGGGTTTTCAAGTGAGCAG AATAAGGTGGACAAGATAAAATCTTCTGTGGTGCTTCCTTTCCATAACTTCTGCGGCAGTGCAAAATCTCAAGCCACTAGCATTCCATTGGAAGAACCAGTGCATCCTGAACAAGAAAGCATCCAGCATAGTGATCCAGCTTATCAGACAGAAGATGTTATCCAGTTAGACACTGAAGCAGAGGATCCCCAACTTCCAGAAAATCACAATGGAGATGGACAGGGTCACCGTGAACCTGATGAGACGGATATGTCTAGATCCCCTCCTGAGCATTCTTCCGCTGGTATCGAGCAAGAGCAACGTTTCCAGTCACTGAATGAAAGTAGAAACTTTCAACAGAACCACAAGCCACACCAAGAGCCAGAATTTAACCACCAGCTGAAGCCATTTGATTATGCCGAAGCCAGAAAGAACATCTCATTTGGAGAGCACAAAGCCGAGAGAACCAGAGACAATGCAGTGGCCAGGGCAATAAACAAGAATTCTGGAGATAAGGGAAAAAGCTCGAACCAATTCGAGGCAGGAGAGAGCGAGGGGAGTGGCCAGAATCCTCGAAGACGACAGGCATTCCCGTCTTCTGGCAACAGAAGTGCTACATACCATTAG
- the LOC102719239 gene encoding universal stress protein YxiE-like, producing the protein MKVLVAVDDSRGSHRALAWVLDHLFFFPAAGGDGHGEEGLEQQVPRPEREGPELVLVHAMEPLHHVMFPVGPGSAVYGAASMMEAVRAAQAENARNLLDRARLICEQRGVAAATAVVEGEPREALCRVAEDAGAGLLVVGSRGLGAIQRAFLGSVSDYCAHRASCPIMVVKPPPDDEDDDGPRTSS; encoded by the exons ATGAAGGTGCTGGTGGCGGTGGACGACAGCCGGGGCAGCCACCGCGCGCTGGCCTGGGTGCTGGAccacctcttcttcttccccgccgccggcggcgacggccacggTGAGGAGGGGCTGGAGCAGCAGGTGCCGCGGCCTGAACGCGAGGGGCCGGAGCTGGTGCTGGTCCACGCCATGGAGCCGCTCCACCACGTCATGTTCCCTGTCGGCCCAG GGTCGGCGGTGTACGGCGCGGCGTCGATGATGGAGGCGGTGCGGGCGGCGCAGGCGGAGAACGCGCGGAACCTGCTCGATAGGGCGAGGCTGATCTGCGAGCAGCGAGGggtggccgcggcgacggcggtggtggaAGGGGAGCCCCGGGAGGCGCTGTGCCGCGTCGCcgaggacgccggcgccgggctgCTCGTCGTCGGCAGCCGCGGCCTCGGCGCCATCCAGAG GGCGTTCCTGGGCAGCGTGAGCGACTACTGCGCGCACCGGGCGAGCTGCCCGATCATGGTCGTCAAGCCGCCTCccgacgacgaagacgacgacggcccaCGGACGAGCAGCTAG
- the LOC102719522 gene encoding soluble starch synthase 2-1, chloroplastic/amyloplastic isoform X1, with the protein MAAAAASSLLAPAGSCYSPGCRSCSAPGGVPLRRPITAAPRPAWPVPRRSRLERGRVEAQLAAARTSCRAALQWLSSMASSHGSVGYESPVVFPGLTKPRSDRCLFAAVMVSNTGDQVGDGNDDEINVTNEKLRAVIRKSKEVLEIHRNLLEKISTSERKKLTSIIEDSSIYNEQDPFGQSDRYFSHLDEVPGDDEFGYGVQMYLDRHPDQSEGASAQDYVAQLNQISDMGQSVAEGTSADPSASSVVDLLNIILIAAECAPWSKTGGLGDVAGALPKALARRGHRVMVVVPMYENYAEPQQIGEPRRYQVAGQDMEVNYYHAYIDGVDYVFIDNPIFHHVENDIYGGDRTDILKRMVLLCKAAIEVPWYVPCGGFCYGDGNLVFIANDWHTALLPVYLKAYYRDNGFMIYARSVLVIHNIAHQGRGPLDDFSYLDLPAHYMDHFKHYDPFGGDHLNIFAAGIKAADRLLTVSHGYSWELKTAEGGWGLHGIINESDWKFQGIVNGIDTTDWNPRYDIHLKSDGYTNYSLETVQTGKQQCKAALQKELGLPVRGDAPVIAFIGRLDHQKGVDLIAEAMPWIAGQDVQLIMLGTGRQDLEDTLRRLESQHYDRVRGWVGFSVRLAHRMTAGADILLMPSRFEPCGLNQLYAMMYGTVPVVHAVGGLRDTVEHYNPYEESGLGWTFEKAEANRMIDALGHCLNTYRNYKSSWEGLQKRGMMQDLSWDNAAKLYEEVLLAAKYQW; encoded by the exons atggcggcggcggccgcctcctccctcctcgcccCCGCGGGATCCTGCTACTCCCCCGGATGCCGCAGCTGCTCGGCTCCCGGAGGCGTCCCCCTCCGCCGGCCTATTACGGCCGCGCCTCGCCCT GCTTGGCCAGTGCCGAGGCGAAGCAGGTTGGAGCGGGGGCGTGTGGAGGCCCAGTTGGCAGCCGCACGCACCAGCTGCCGAGCAGCACTGCAATGGCTGTCGTCCATG GCAAGCTCCCACGGGAGTGTTGGTTATGAGTCGCCGGTAGTGTTCCCAGGTTTGACCAAACCAAGGTCAGACAGGTGTTTATTCGCTGCTGTAATGGTCAGCAACACAGGGGATCAAGTTGGTGACGGCAACGATGATGAAATCAATGTTACCAACGAGAAGCTTCGTGCCGTCATCCGCAAGAGCAAAGAGGTGCTGGAGATCCACCGGAATCTACTCGAGAAG ATATCAACATCGGAAAGGAAGAAGCTCACTTCAATTATAGAGGACAGTTCTATTTACAATGAGCAAGATCCATTCGGTCAAAGTGATAGGTATTTTTCTCATCTGGATGAAGTTCCAGGTGATGATGAGTTTGGCTATGGCGTACAGATGTACCTTGATAGGCATCCAGATCAATCTGAAGGTGCTTCAGCTCAGGATTATGTGGCACAACTAAATCAAATAAGTGATATGGGGCAGTCAGTCGCTGAGGGCACAAGTGCTGATCCATCTGCTTCATCTGTTGTAGACCttttaaatatcatattgATAGCAGCGGAGTGTGCTCCTTGGTCGAAAACAG GTGGACTTGGAGATGTTGCTGGAGCTTTGCCAAAGGCTTTGGCCAGGAGAGGTCACCGTGTCAtg gtggtaGTGCCAATGTATGAAAATTATGCAGAACCTCAACAGATAGGAGAGCCAAGGAGATACCAGGTCGCAGGGCAG GATATGGAGGTAAATTATTATCATGCATACATAGACGGTGTGGATTATGTTTTCATTGACAATCCTATCTTCCACCATGTCGAGAATGACATTTATGGTGGAGACCGAACA GACATCTTAAAACGAATGGTTTTGTTGTGCAAAGCGGCTATAGAG GTTCCATGGTATGTTCCTTGTGGTGGCTTCTGCTACGGAGATGGAAATCTTGTGTTCATTGCAAATGATTGGCATACTGCACTACTGCCTGTTTACTTGAAGGCGTACTATCGTGACAATGGTTTCATGATATATGCCCGTTCTGTTCTTGTGATACACAATATAGCACATCag GGTCGTGGCCCATTGGACGACTTTAGTTATCTTGATTTGCCAGCTCATTACATGGATCATTTCAAACATTATGATCCATTTGGAggtgatcatctaaatatatttgcGGCTGGTATTAAAGCTGCCGACCGTTTGCTTACTGTTAGCCATGGTTATTCATGGGAGCTCAAAACAGCTGAAGGTGGTTGGGGGCTTCATGGGATCATTAATGAAAGCGATTGGAAATTCCAGGGCATTGTAAATGGTATTGATACAACTGATTGGAATCCTAGGTATGATATCCACCTAAAATCTGATGGGTACACCAACTATTCTCTAGAAACAGTTCAAACAGGTAAACAACAATGCAAGGCAGCACTACAAAAGGAACTTGGTCTCCCCGTTCGTGGCGATGCTCCCGTCATTGCTTTCATTGGACGACTAGACCATCAAAAAGGTGTAGACCTTATAGCAGAAGCAATGCCATGGATTGCTGGCCAAGATGTACAATTAATAATGTTGGGTACTGGACGGCAAGACCTTGAAGATACACTGAGGAGGCTGGAGAGCCAACATTATGATAGAGTTAGGGGATGGGTTGGTTTTTCTGTCAGATTAGCTCATCGAATGACAGCAGGGGCTGATATATTATTGATGCCATCAAGGTTTGAGCCATGTGGATTGAATCAGCTCTATGCCATGATGTATGGGACTGTCCCTGTAGTCCATGCAGTCGGTGGTCTTCGGGACACCGTGGAGCACTATAATCCCTATGAGGAGTCCGGACTTGGTTGGACTTTTGAAAAGGCCGAAGCAAACAGAATGATTGATGCACTAGGGCACTGCTTGAACACATACAGGAACTACAAGTCTAGTTGGGAGGGACTCCAGAAGAGAGGGATGATGCAAGATCTAAGTTGGGACAATGCTGCTAAGCTCTATGAAGAAGTCCTCCTTGCTGCCAAGTATCAATGGTGA
- the LOC102719522 gene encoding soluble starch synthase 2-1, chloroplastic/amyloplastic isoform X2: MVSNTGDQVGDGNDDEINVTNEKLRAVIRKSKEVLEIHRNLLEKISTSERKKLTSIIEDSSIYNEQDPFGQSDRYFSHLDEVPGDDEFGYGVQMYLDRHPDQSEGASAQDYVAQLNQISDMGQSVAEGTSADPSASSVVDLLNIILIAAECAPWSKTGGLGDVAGALPKALARRGHRVMVVVPMYENYAEPQQIGEPRRYQVAGQDMEVNYYHAYIDGVDYVFIDNPIFHHVENDIYGGDRTDILKRMVLLCKAAIEVPWYVPCGGFCYGDGNLVFIANDWHTALLPVYLKAYYRDNGFMIYARSVLVIHNIAHQGRGPLDDFSYLDLPAHYMDHFKHYDPFGGDHLNIFAAGIKAADRLLTVSHGYSWELKTAEGGWGLHGIINESDWKFQGIVNGIDTTDWNPRYDIHLKSDGYTNYSLETVQTGKQQCKAALQKELGLPVRGDAPVIAFIGRLDHQKGVDLIAEAMPWIAGQDVQLIMLGTGRQDLEDTLRRLESQHYDRVRGWVGFSVRLAHRMTAGADILLMPSRFEPCGLNQLYAMMYGTVPVVHAVGGLRDTVEHYNPYEESGLGWTFEKAEANRMIDALGHCLNTYRNYKSSWEGLQKRGMMQDLSWDNAAKLYEEVLLAAKYQW, encoded by the exons ATGGTCAGCAACACAGGGGATCAAGTTGGTGACGGCAACGATGATGAAATCAATGTTACCAACGAGAAGCTTCGTGCCGTCATCCGCAAGAGCAAAGAGGTGCTGGAGATCCACCGGAATCTACTCGAGAAG ATATCAACATCGGAAAGGAAGAAGCTCACTTCAATTATAGAGGACAGTTCTATTTACAATGAGCAAGATCCATTCGGTCAAAGTGATAGGTATTTTTCTCATCTGGATGAAGTTCCAGGTGATGATGAGTTTGGCTATGGCGTACAGATGTACCTTGATAGGCATCCAGATCAATCTGAAGGTGCTTCAGCTCAGGATTATGTGGCACAACTAAATCAAATAAGTGATATGGGGCAGTCAGTCGCTGAGGGCACAAGTGCTGATCCATCTGCTTCATCTGTTGTAGACCttttaaatatcatattgATAGCAGCGGAGTGTGCTCCTTGGTCGAAAACAG GTGGACTTGGAGATGTTGCTGGAGCTTTGCCAAAGGCTTTGGCCAGGAGAGGTCACCGTGTCAtg gtggtaGTGCCAATGTATGAAAATTATGCAGAACCTCAACAGATAGGAGAGCCAAGGAGATACCAGGTCGCAGGGCAG GATATGGAGGTAAATTATTATCATGCATACATAGACGGTGTGGATTATGTTTTCATTGACAATCCTATCTTCCACCATGTCGAGAATGACATTTATGGTGGAGACCGAACA GACATCTTAAAACGAATGGTTTTGTTGTGCAAAGCGGCTATAGAG GTTCCATGGTATGTTCCTTGTGGTGGCTTCTGCTACGGAGATGGAAATCTTGTGTTCATTGCAAATGATTGGCATACTGCACTACTGCCTGTTTACTTGAAGGCGTACTATCGTGACAATGGTTTCATGATATATGCCCGTTCTGTTCTTGTGATACACAATATAGCACATCag GGTCGTGGCCCATTGGACGACTTTAGTTATCTTGATTTGCCAGCTCATTACATGGATCATTTCAAACATTATGATCCATTTGGAggtgatcatctaaatatatttgcGGCTGGTATTAAAGCTGCCGACCGTTTGCTTACTGTTAGCCATGGTTATTCATGGGAGCTCAAAACAGCTGAAGGTGGTTGGGGGCTTCATGGGATCATTAATGAAAGCGATTGGAAATTCCAGGGCATTGTAAATGGTATTGATACAACTGATTGGAATCCTAGGTATGATATCCACCTAAAATCTGATGGGTACACCAACTATTCTCTAGAAACAGTTCAAACAGGTAAACAACAATGCAAGGCAGCACTACAAAAGGAACTTGGTCTCCCCGTTCGTGGCGATGCTCCCGTCATTGCTTTCATTGGACGACTAGACCATCAAAAAGGTGTAGACCTTATAGCAGAAGCAATGCCATGGATTGCTGGCCAAGATGTACAATTAATAATGTTGGGTACTGGACGGCAAGACCTTGAAGATACACTGAGGAGGCTGGAGAGCCAACATTATGATAGAGTTAGGGGATGGGTTGGTTTTTCTGTCAGATTAGCTCATCGAATGACAGCAGGGGCTGATATATTATTGATGCCATCAAGGTTTGAGCCATGTGGATTGAATCAGCTCTATGCCATGATGTATGGGACTGTCCCTGTAGTCCATGCAGTCGGTGGTCTTCGGGACACCGTGGAGCACTATAATCCCTATGAGGAGTCCGGACTTGGTTGGACTTTTGAAAAGGCCGAAGCAAACAGAATGATTGATGCACTAGGGCACTGCTTGAACACATACAGGAACTACAAGTCTAGTTGGGAGGGACTCCAGAAGAGAGGGATGATGCAAGATCTAAGTTGGGACAATGCTGCTAAGCTCTATGAAGAAGTCCTCCTTGCTGCCAAGTATCAATGGTGA
- the LOC102719803 gene encoding inactive protein RESTRICTED TEV MOVEMENT 2-like → MDAAAAAGGRTYEDFTPPYRMVRETPAHTLSVDLSGKGYKKEHIKVQVVHSRRRLVVSGECPAERWSRFRLEFQLPDGCDDVKGILARFDNGVVRVTMPPAKTAAGSSVEQRRWYRSLLQERRKLATTLFGVLLALLSFGIYVRYSVKP, encoded by the exons atggacgccgccgccgccgccggcggccgcacgTACGAGGACTTCACGCCGCCGTACAGGATGGTCCGTGAGACACCGGCGCACACCCTCTCCGTCGATCTCTCCGGCAAAG GGTACAAGAAGGAGCACATCAAGGTGCAGGTGGTCCACAGCCGCCGGAGGCTGGTGGTGAGCGGCGAGTGCCCCGCCGAGCGGTGGAGCCGCTTCCGGCTGGAGTTCCAGCTGCCCGACGGCTGCGACGACGTGAAGGGCATCCTCGCGAGGTTCGACAACGGCGTCGTCCGCGTCACCATGCCGCCGGCGAAGACGGCCGCCGGATCATCAGTGGAGCAGCGCCGCTGGTACCGGTCGCTCCTCCAGGAGCGGAGGAAGCTCGCGACCACCCTGTTCGGCGTGCTGCTCGCCCTGCTTAGCTTCGGCATCTACGTCAGGTACAGCGTCAAGCCATGA
- the LOC102720082 gene encoding FH protein interacting protein FIP2-like isoform X1, with amino-acid sequence MQPPILLNIGGSMYETTADTLTQREPGSLLASVAMHSGGAHGLPTTTEGAVFVDRDGELFRHVLNWLRDGAVPTLADAEYRQLLREAEYYRLPGLIDCIHERIEDDRLESSSEAELTRKDVIKCIQADKVRFRGVNLSGLDLSKLDLSEVDFSCGCIEETKFSFAKLHKAKFGEVQASRSSFHNANLRECEFVGANLQGSNLDRANLQSANLQDACLIKCSFIETDLRSAHLQSADLTGANLTGANLEGANLKGAKLSGSNLQGANLQRAYLREVDLRETQLTGAKLGGANLLGAIR; translated from the exons ATGCAGCCGCCGATCCTCCTCAACATAG GGGGTAGCATGTACGAGACGACGGCGGACACGCTCACGCAGCGGGAGCCCGGGTCGCTCCTCGCCTCCGTGGCCATGCACTCCGGCGGGGCGCACGGcctccccaccaccacc GAGGGGGCCGTGTTCGTGGACCGCGACGGGGAGCTGTTCCGGCACGTGCTCAACTGGCTCAGGGACGGCGCCGTCCCCACGCTCGCTGACGCCGAGTACCGGCAGTTGCTGCGAGAGGCGGAATATTACCGGCTTCCT GGATTGATCGATTGCATACACGAAAGAATTGAGGATGATAGGCTAGAAAGCTCTTCGGAGGCCGAGCTGACTCGCAAGGATGTGATCAAGTGTATCCAGGCTGATAAAGTACGGTTCAGAGGCGTGAATCTTTCTGGCCTTGACCTGTCCAAGCTT GACTTATCAGAAGTTGATTTCAGCTGCGGGTGTATTGAGGagacaaaattttcatttgcaaaactTCACAAAGCTAAATTTGGG GAGGTTCAGGCTTCTCGTTCTTCATTTCATAATGCTAATTTGCGTGA GTGTGAGTTTGTAGGAGCAAATCTTCAAGGGTCTAATTTGGACAGAGCCAACCTTCAAAGTGCAAACCTACAAG ATGCATGCTTGATAAAGTGTAGCTTCATTGAAACGGATCTTCGTTCAGCACATCTGCAG AGTGCAGACCTTACAGGTGCCAATTTGACAGGAGCTAACCTTGAAGGAGCCAATCTGAAG GGAGCTAAATTGTCTGGTTCAAACTTGCAAGGTGCAAATCTTCAACGAGCCTACCTGCGGGAAGTTGATTTGCGTGAAACT CAATTAACTGGTGCTAAGCTTGGTGGTGCAAATCTACTTGGAGCCATAAGATAG
- the LOC102720082 gene encoding FH protein interacting protein FIP2-like isoform X2, protein MQPPILLNIGGSMYETTADTLTQREPGSLLASVAMHSGGAHGLPTTTGLIDCIHERIEDDRLESSSEAELTRKDVIKCIQADKVRFRGVNLSGLDLSKLDLSEVDFSCGCIEETKFSFAKLHKAKFGEVQASRSSFHNANLRECEFVGANLQGSNLDRANLQSANLQDACLIKCSFIETDLRSAHLQSADLTGANLTGANLEGANLKGAKLSGSNLQGANLQRAYLREVDLRETQLTGAKLGGANLLGAIR, encoded by the exons ATGCAGCCGCCGATCCTCCTCAACATAG GGGGTAGCATGTACGAGACGACGGCGGACACGCTCACGCAGCGGGAGCCCGGGTCGCTCCTCGCCTCCGTGGCCATGCACTCCGGCGGGGCGCACGGcctccccaccaccacc GGATTGATCGATTGCATACACGAAAGAATTGAGGATGATAGGCTAGAAAGCTCTTCGGAGGCCGAGCTGACTCGCAAGGATGTGATCAAGTGTATCCAGGCTGATAAAGTACGGTTCAGAGGCGTGAATCTTTCTGGCCTTGACCTGTCCAAGCTT GACTTATCAGAAGTTGATTTCAGCTGCGGGTGTATTGAGGagacaaaattttcatttgcaaaactTCACAAAGCTAAATTTGGG GAGGTTCAGGCTTCTCGTTCTTCATTTCATAATGCTAATTTGCGTGA GTGTGAGTTTGTAGGAGCAAATCTTCAAGGGTCTAATTTGGACAGAGCCAACCTTCAAAGTGCAAACCTACAAG ATGCATGCTTGATAAAGTGTAGCTTCATTGAAACGGATCTTCGTTCAGCACATCTGCAG AGTGCAGACCTTACAGGTGCCAATTTGACAGGAGCTAACCTTGAAGGAGCCAATCTGAAG GGAGCTAAATTGTCTGGTTCAAACTTGCAAGGTGCAAATCTTCAACGAGCCTACCTGCGGGAAGTTGATTTGCGTGAAACT CAATTAACTGGTGCTAAGCTTGGTGGTGCAAATCTACTTGGAGCCATAAGATAG
- the LOC102720364 gene encoding 22.0 kDa class IV heat shock protein-like produces the protein MDQAAASRSRSRILTEIDPHSEWIRGDEFDTLILDVTGFSKDHLKVQVEPSGSLRISGERAVNGGAGGQHWLGFLKRFDLPPGAAARDATAIKVQLDKGVLYVQVPHTIAAATGSPGERRRRRRMAEPDEDELQEEETGGGAAAAGWSAGGRAVARRDGHPARQLARALSKHRQAVLNVVIAVVLLWLVAFSGIKPSSGLTKNK, from the exons ATGGATCAGGCAGCAGCTTCTCGCTCTCGCTCCCGTATCCTCACTGAAATCGACCCACACAGCGAATGGATTCGTGGGGATGAGTTCGACACGCTCATCCTCGACGTTACAG GATTCAGCAAGGACCATCTGAAGGTCCAGGTGGAGCCGTCGGGGAGCCTCAGGATcagcggcgagcgcgccgtcaatggcggcgccggcggccagcaTTGGCTCGGTTTCCTCAAGCGGTTCGACCTccctcccggcgccgccgcgcgcgatGCGACGGCGATCAAGGTCCAGCTGGACAAGGGCGTCCTCTACGTCCAGGTGCCTCACACCATCGCTGCCGCCACCGGTAGtcccggcgagcggcggcggcggcggcgcatggcTGAGCCGGACGAGGACGAGCTGCAGGAGGAAGaaaccggcggtggcgccgccgccgctggatgGAGCGCCGGTGGCCGCGCCGTGGCCAGGCGGGACGGGCACCCGGCGCGGCAGCTCGCCAGGGCGCTGAGCAAGCACCGGCAGGCCGTCCTCAACGTCGTgatcgccgtcgtcctcctctgGCTCGTCGCGTTCTCCGGCATCAAGCCGAGCAGTGGCCTGACCAAGAACAAGTGA